ACGGCGCCCGCTGCCGGGGCGCGCGAGGCGGCGGCGGCGCGACGGGCGCCGGTGCGGGCGGCGGGGGCGCGAGCGGGACGTCCGCCACCGTGGGCCGCGGCGGGGGCGGGGGCTCGGGCGCCTGGATCACCGGGTAGGCGCCGCGCGCCTCCCACCAGGCCAGGGGCCGTGAGACGGGACCGCCGCTCAGGGCCCCCACGTCCTCGTCCTCGTCACCCGGATCTTCTTCGTCGGCGACGTCGATCGCGTCGACGGCCTGTCCGTACCGCCCGCCGAGCGTGTCCGCAGCCGAGTCGAAACGGTCGTCGATCGTGTCGTCCCGCGTCTCGGCGGGACCGGTGTCGGGTGCGGACTCGTCGTACAGCCGGCCCCACCAGTCGTCGGCGGTGGCGGGCCGGTCCCCCTGCTGGCTCATGCTCCTATTGTCGACCGCACAGGGCGTCAGAAAACGGGACACCGGGAAAAATAAGAGGCCGGGCGCGATCACACCGGAGCCCCGTCGGCCCAAGTCCGCCGGGCGACCCCACCCCCCACGGGAAGGACGCCCGGCGGACGTTCGGCAGGCCGGCGCGCACCAGGTGCGCCGACCAGGATTCGGGGCCGGAAACCGACCGTACGACGATCCGTACGCCGATTCGAATCGTAGCGACTCGTCGGGGTTCGACGGGAACGTCCGGGTAATCAGCTTATCCGGCATACGAAGGCCGGCCCACCCACCCCGTACCGGGGCATATCCCTGGGGTCTGTGGATCCGGCAATGTCGCCACATTGGCAGAGTGGCGCGTGATGCGGGGATGATGTGCGCGGCGGGTTTACGCCGTGGCCGGTATCCGCCATCGGTGGCCGGGTTTGAGCGCCGGGTTTGAACGTACGTCCGGGGAGGGGTTCCAGGGGTGCTGGGAGCAATAGGTCTCGACGCGAGACAGGAGTCGGCGTATCGCGCCCTGGTGGCGCTGGGCGCCGCCGAGGCCGCCGATCTGGCACATCGGCTCGCGATTCCCGAGCAGGACACGGAGCGCGCGCTGCGCAGGCTGGAGCAGCAGGGGCTGGCCGCGCAGTCGTCGGCCCGGACGGGCCGCTGGGTGGCCGCGCCGCCCGCGGTGGCGCTGGGTGCGCTGCTCACCCAGCAGCGCCACGAGCTGGAGCGGGCCGAGCTGGCGGCCGTACTGCTCGCGGAGGAGTACCGGGCGGAGTCGGCGGGGCCCGCCGTGCACGATCTGGTCGAGGTGGTGACGGGGGCGAGCGCGGTGGCGCACCGTTTCCACCAGTTGCAGCTGGGGGCGACGGAGGAGATCCGCGCGCTGGTCACCGGCAGGCCGGTGGTGGTGTCGGGGGTGGACAACGAGTCCGAGGAGCGGGTGGTGACGCGCGGTGTCCGCTACCGCGTGGTGATCGAGCGGGAAGTGCTCTCGCTGCCCGACGGGATCACGGAGCTGTCGGCGGCTCTCGGCCGCGAGGAGCAGGTACGGGTCGTCGACCGGGTGCCGACGAAGCTGATGATCGCCGACGGGACCCTGGCGATGGTGCCGCTGACGGCGGGCGACGCGGAGCCCGCGGCGCTGGTGGTGCACGCCAGCGGCCTGCTGGAGTCGCTGTCGGGGCTCTTCGAGGCGGTCTGGCGCGACGCTCTGCCCCTGCGTCTGGTGCCGGGCGGGGACGGGGCCGGCCGGGACGGGGCGACGGTGACGGAGGACCCGGCCGACGGGCCGGACGAGACCGACCTTGAAGTGCTCTCGCTGCTGCTCGCGGGGATGACGGACGCGAGTGTCGCCAAGCAGCTGGATCTGGGGCTGCGGACGGTACAGCGCCGGGTGAAGGGCCTGATGGAGCTGGCGGGCGTGACGACCCGGCTCCAGCTGGGCTGGCACGCGTACGAGAAGGGCTGGGTGGCACGCGACCCGCGCGGCTGACCGCGAGGTGGGGTCGCGAGGTGGATCGCGCCCGCGTGCCACTCCCCCGGGGATCCTGCACCCTGGGCAGATGGACGTGTGGCAGCTCGTGCTGGTGGCCCTGGTCATGCTGCTGGGCGTCATCGGTGTGCTGATTCCCGGCGTGCCGGGGCCCGCCATCGTCTGGGCCGCCGTGGTCTGGTGGGCGCTGAGCGACACCTCGGCGACCGCCTGGGCGGTACTGATCGCGTCCACGGCGCTGCTGCTGCTCAGCCAGGCGCTCAGACCCCTGCTGCCGTCCAGACGCACACGCCGGACGGGGACGCGGCGGCGCACGCTGCTGGCCGGCGGGCTCGCGGGGATCGTGGGGTTCTTCGTGCTGCCGGTGGTGGGCGCTGTCGTGGGCTTCGTCGGCGGGATCTACGCGGTGGAGCGCGTACGGCTGGGCAGCCACCGGGACGGCTGGGCGTCGACACGCACGGTGATGCGGACCTCGGGCTACTCGCTGCTGGTCGAGCTGTTCTGCTGTCTGCTGGTGATGGGCACGTGGATCGGCGCGGCGGTCTGGGGCTGACCTCTGGCCGCCGACCGCCGCGCCGGTCCGCCGACGTACCGTCAGCAGATGGGCACGCCCGGGAGCTGGGCCGCCGGGTGGTCGATGTAGATGTTGGAGATGAAGCCGCCCTGGTCGCGCAGCTTGCTCCACCAGTTGTTGGTGTACCCCTCGGCGTTCACCGTGTCGCCCTGCTTCTGGCAGAGGACATGGACGCTGGTCGGGCCGGGCAGCCGGGTGATGATCGCGGCGTTCAGCCGGGCGTCGGCGCGGACGCTGACTCCGGTGCCCCAGGTCATGAAGGGCGTGCCGCCGCCTCCGCCGCAGCCGTTGTCGCTGGTGAGGTAGTGCTGGTTGTAGCTGCCGGGGTAGGGAAGGCCGCCGCCGTTGATGACGATGTTCTGGCCGACGCCGTTGAGCAGCTGCTCGTAGTGCAGATGGGGGCCGGTGGAATTGCCGCTGGAGCCGGTGGTACCGATCTGCTGGCCCTGGTTGACGAACTGTCCGCCGGCCACCGAGAAGGAACCGAGGTGGAAGTAGTACGTCGTCCAGCCGCCGCCGTGGTCGATGGAGATGTAGTTGCCCGCGCCGCTCGGCTGGCTGTGCCGGGTCGCGGTGCCGGCGGCCGACGCGAGGGCGGGGGTGCCGTTGGTGGTGCCGCCGTCGGCGCGTACGAAGTCCAGCGCACGGCGGACCTCGGCCGAATGGTGGCTGTAGGTCCACCGCTGGCCGCACGGGTAGGGGGCCTTGAAGTTGGGCGCCGCGGCCACGGCTGCCGTGTCGGAGGCGCCGGCTTCGGCCGCTTCCGCCGCTCCGGCGGGTACCGTCAGCATCCCGACGAGTACGAGGAGCGCACCGGCGAATGTGGTCGATAGGCGTCTGAGACGGGTCACGAATGCTCCCGGGTGTGGGGGTTGCAGACGGTCGGGCGGGGAGCCGCGGACCGCTGCGAGACGCGGCAAAAGTAGCGACGGGCGCTCGTCCTCACAACGGCTGGACGGCGCCTTTCGTCGGAGATGAAATGTCTTGCTCCTGACAAGTCGGCACTCCACCATGGCGGGGCTGACAGTTCCTCACCCCGCCTTGTCCCCCACTCGTGCGCGCAGGTCCAGTACCCCGCGCACCACAGAGCGGAGAGAAGACCGATGACCTTGATCTCAGGCTGGAGGCGCGGCCGGGCCGCGCTCCTCGGCACCGTGGTCGCCGCGTCACTGGCCCTCACCGGCCAGCCCGCGAGCGCCGCGCCCTACCCCGGCGGCGGCTCGGACGCCGCTGCCGGCACCGGCGTCATGAACACGGCGTTCTCGAAGGCCGCCGCCGAGTACGACGTACCCCGTGATCTGCTCGTCGCCCTCGGATACGGCGAGACGCACCTCGACGGTCACGGCGGAAGACCCAGTCAGGCGAACGGCTACGGCGTGATGCACCTGGTCAGCCGGCCGAAGCACCAGACGCTGGAACGGGCCGCGAAGCTCACCGGCGAGTCCGTGGCCGAGCTGAAGAAGGACACGGCCGCCAACATCCGCGGCGCCGCCGCCGTTCTGCGCGCCGTCGCCGACGAGCAGGGCCTGGACGCCACCGACCGCGACTCGCTCGCCGAGTGGTACCCGGTCGCCGCCGAGTACGGCGCCGCGGCGAACGACCGGACGGCGCGGCTGTACGCGGACACCGCGTACGACCTGCTGAACAAGGGCCTGCGCGCGCAGGCCGCCGGCAACGAGCAGATCCTCGTCACGGCCCACAAGGTGACGCCCCACCGCGGCAAGTACGCGGGCATCCCCTCCGACTTCGGTGTGCTGAGCGACGACTACCCGGCGGCCCTCTGGGTCCCGGCGAGCACGTCGAACTACCAGACCGGCCGTACGTCGGCGATCAACAAGGTGGTCATCCACGTCACCCAAGGCTCGTACGCCGGCTCCATCAGCTGGTTCCAGAACCCGGCGTCCAAGGTCAGCGCACACTATGTGATCCGCTCGTCGGACGGCCAGGTCACCCAGATGGTCCGCGACGCCAACACCGCCTGGCACGCGCGCTCGGGCAACCCCAGCTCCATCGGGATCGAGCACGAGGGCTTCGTCGCCGACCCGTCCTGGTTCACCGACTCGATGTACCGCTCGTCGGCCGCGCTGACCCGCCATCTCACCGCCAAGTACGGTATTCCGCGCACCCGTACGGGCATCGTCGGGCACAGCGAGGTACCGGGCAACGACCACAGCGACCCCGGGGCCAACTGGAACTGGACCTACTACATGTCGCTCGTCAACGGCGGCACCGGTGACCCGGGCCCCGGTCCCGGCACCTCGTTCCCGACGTGGGGCACCGGCGTGAGCATCCGTCAGGAGGCGACGACCACCTCGGCGCAGGTCGCGAGTCTGGCGGGACCGACGTCGGTCAAGGTCCAGTGCCAGAAGCGCGGACAGCTGGTCAACTACCAGGGGTACAGCAACGACGCCTGGTCCTACCTGCCGGACTACGGCGGCTACATCTCGAACATCTTCATCGACGTCTCGGACTCGTGGCTGCCGGGCGTGCCCACCTGCTGAGCGTCCCAGCCGTAGCCGATGCACCACCGCCCCTCAGGGCGCGGGGCCGTCCAGCAAGGCCTTGCCCAGCTGGGTGCGGTGGTGCATCATCCGGTTGCCGTGCCGGTGCGAGGTGAGCAGACCGGCCTCGCGGAGTACGGAGGCGTGGCGGCTCGCCGTCGAGGGAGCCATCCGCAGCGCCCCCGCCAGCCCCGTCGTCGTCATCGGCCGGTCGAGCAGTTCGAGCAGCCGGGCCCGCGAGGTGCCGATCAGCTGGGCCACCGGCCGCGTCGCCTCACCCTGCCGGGAACGCACCAGCCACCCGGGGGCCGGGGAGAGCGGGTGAACCAGCACCGGGGGAAGCTCGTGGTCGACCAGGGCCAGAGGCGTACCGACGCAGAAGAAGCCCGGCACCAGGGTCAACGTCTGCCCGGACAGCTGGAGTTCACGGCTGAGCGGGTACGGCGTGCGCAGGATCCCGTCCTCGCAGCGCCAGCCGGGCATCTCCTCGTAACTGGCCAGCAGCCCCTCCGCTCCCCCGCCCAGCGCCGCCTCGGCGCGGCGCGAACGGTCGGCCGCGGCCTGGGCGCGGATCGCGGGCAGATACGGCACCACGGCGACGGAGTAGTAGCGCCGCAGTGTCGAGCCGAGCCAGCGCAGCGCCTCCACGTCGCCCTCGGAGAGCCGCCGTACGGTGGCCGGGACCGATCCGGGTCTGCGCGCGTAGAGTCGCGTGAGATCAGCGGCCAGGCGGCGGCGGGGAGTTGACAGCAGACGGTCCACACCGATGTCGAGGTCCAGCTCGCCCCGGCCGGGAGTGAGGAAGTCGGGGAAGTACTCGGCCGCGGGGCAGAGCAGCATCAACTCCCGTACGGCCGAGGCGAGTCCGGCGCGTTCCAGGGCGGTGCGGACCTCGCGCCGCCAGGGCGCGAAGGCCGGCGGGACGTGCTGGTTCTGGAGCAGATGCAGGCTGAGCGC
The nucleotide sequence above comes from Streptomyces sp. NBC_01716. Encoded proteins:
- a CDS encoding DUF456 domain-containing protein; protein product: MDVWQLVLVALVMLLGVIGVLIPGVPGPAIVWAAVVWWALSDTSATAWAVLIASTALLLLSQALRPLLPSRRTRRTGTRRRTLLAGGLAGIVGFFVLPVVGAVVGFVGGIYAVERVRLGSHRDGWASTRTVMRTSGYSLLVELFCCLLVMGTWIGAAVWG
- a CDS encoding ArsR/SmtB family transcription factor gives rise to the protein MLRVDLRGRELNRLRVADGADALWEAALSLHLLQNQHVPPAFAPWRREVRTALERAGLASAVRELMLLCPAAEYFPDFLTPGRGELDLDIGVDRLLSTPRRRLAADLTRLYARRPGSVPATVRRLSEGDVEALRWLGSTLRRYYSVAVVPYLPAIRAQAAADRSRRAEAALGGGAEGLLASYEEMPGWRCEDGILRTPYPLSRELQLSGQTLTLVPGFFCVGTPLALVDHELPPVLVHPLSPAPGWLVRSRQGEATRPVAQLIGTSRARLLELLDRPMTTTGLAGALRMAPSTASRHASVLREAGLLTSHRHGNRMMHHRTQLGKALLDGPAP
- a CDS encoding M23 family metallopeptidase; the protein is MTRLRRLSTTFAGALLVLVGMLTVPAGAAEAAEAGASDTAAVAAAPNFKAPYPCGQRWTYSHHSAEVRRALDFVRADGGTTNGTPALASAAGTATRHSQPSGAGNYISIDHGGGWTTYYFHLGSFSVAGGQFVNQGQQIGTTGSSGNSTGPHLHYEQLLNGVGQNIVINGGGLPYPGSYNQHYLTSDNGCGGGGGTPFMTWGTGVSVRADARLNAAIITRLPGPTSVHVLCQKQGDTVNAEGYTNNWWSKLRDQGGFISNIYIDHPAAQLPGVPIC
- a CDS encoding N-acetylmuramoyl-L-alanine amidase; the encoded protein is MTLISGWRRGRAALLGTVVAASLALTGQPASAAPYPGGGSDAAAGTGVMNTAFSKAAAEYDVPRDLLVALGYGETHLDGHGGRPSQANGYGVMHLVSRPKHQTLERAAKLTGESVAELKKDTAANIRGAAAVLRAVADEQGLDATDRDSLAEWYPVAAEYGAAANDRTARLYADTAYDLLNKGLRAQAAGNEQILVTAHKVTPHRGKYAGIPSDFGVLSDDYPAALWVPASTSNYQTGRTSAINKVVIHVTQGSYAGSISWFQNPASKVSAHYVIRSSDGQVTQMVRDANTAWHARSGNPSSIGIEHEGFVADPSWFTDSMYRSSAALTRHLTAKYGIPRTRTGIVGHSEVPGNDHSDPGANWNWTYYMSLVNGGTGDPGPGPGTSFPTWGTGVSIRQEATTTSAQVASLAGPTSVKVQCQKRGQLVNYQGYSNDAWSYLPDYGGYISNIFIDVSDSWLPGVPTC
- a CDS encoding helix-turn-helix domain-containing protein → MLGAIGLDARQESAYRALVALGAAEAADLAHRLAIPEQDTERALRRLEQQGLAAQSSARTGRWVAAPPAVALGALLTQQRHELERAELAAVLLAEEYRAESAGPAVHDLVEVVTGASAVAHRFHQLQLGATEEIRALVTGRPVVVSGVDNESEERVVTRGVRYRVVIEREVLSLPDGITELSAALGREEQVRVVDRVPTKLMIADGTLAMVPLTAGDAEPAALVVHASGLLESLSGLFEAVWRDALPLRLVPGGDGAGRDGATVTEDPADGPDETDLEVLSLLLAGMTDASVAKQLDLGLRTVQRRVKGLMELAGVTTRLQLGWHAYEKGWVARDPRG